A window of Leptolyngbya sp. FACHB-261 genomic DNA:
TTTGCCCTGACCCAGATGGCGTTCTAGCCGCTCAGTCTCAATATGCAGAATCCGGGCACGGGTGTGAGCCGATTCAGTGACAATGCCAACTTGCGCTCCGTTGAGAGAAATCGCAGCCTGGCCGTAATGTTGAAGCGCCATGCTCAGAAGAGCGATGCTGACCTGTTCGCCGGTCGAGAGCAACATGTCCATCTCACGACGGTTCGGCTGAGGCGTAATTTCGGTTGCTAGTTTAATCAAGCCGTCAGTGGTCTTACCCATGGCTGACACCACGACCACAACCGAATTTTTACCCTGTCCTGCCTGGACGGTTGTCATGATCCGGCGGGCGACCGCCTGAATCCGCTCTACTGAACCAACTGAGCTACCGCCATACTTCTGAACAATTAGCGCCATAGTATAAAAACTGCTTGCAAGCTCACACTCACCGGAGGAAAGCCCCCTTAAGAGCCAGTCTCTTAACTTATCAGACTCCTAGAATCCCGCCTGATGGGGAATCCCTCTGCTTTAGCAAACTTAATATTCTCGGATACTGACAATTAATTACAAGCAATCCTGGCTAGCGCAGTTCTAGCCAGAAAATTGAATTGACAAGCCCTTGTAGAAAACCCCATCAGGGCCGCTGCAAGGGCTGCGCTTTAAGGACTTACCGGAAAGAAGCGAAGAGGAGTTACCTGAATTAGCGGTTTGAATTAACGGAGAGAGGCTAGACGCGAGCGGATATCGGCAGGGATCAGGACGCGACTAACTGCGTGGATGACGCCATTGGAAGCCTGAATATCTGGCTGAACGACACTGCCATCGTTGATCAGAACCCGTTGTGGCGTGACTCGAACCGCCAGTCCACCGGCCAAACTTGTTACAGCTCCAGTTCTCAGTTCGCTAGAGGTGACCTGACCGGGGACTACGTGGTAGGCCAGAATCCGTAGTAGCAGTGGTCGGTTCCGGGGCTGTAGCAGGCGTTCGAGGGTGCCTTGGGGTAAGGCGGCGAATGCTGCGTCGGTAGGAGCAAAAATCGTATAGCTCCCTCCGCGAGACTGAAGAGCGTTGGCCAAGCCAGCTTCCTGCACAATGCGCGCTAGGGTTCGGAAAGAACCAGTACTAGACGCTTGTAGTAGCAGTTGGGTGAGGGTTTGGTCGTTAGTTGCTTGAGGGGTTGTGGGTTGAGTCGTGCCAGTACCTGGTTGAGTACCAGTACCCGGTTGAGTGCCAGCGCCCGGTCGGGTTGTGCCAGTGCCCGGTCGGGTCTGCATACCTGGGGTCGTACCAGTGCCGGGTTGAGTTGTGCCTGTGCCGGGTTGAGTTGTGCCAGTCCCTGGCTGGATTATTGTGCCCGGCTGAGTTGTGCCAGTGCCGGGTCGAGTTTGCGTCCCCGGCTGGGTCGTGCCAGCCCCCGGCTGGGTCAGTGTGCCCGGTTGGGTGCCAGTGCCGGGTTGAGTTGTGCCAGTACCCGGTTGAGTCAGCGTGCCGGGAGTTGTGCCAGTGCCGGGTTGCGTCGGAGTAACAGGTTGCACGACGTCAGGGGGCAGTTCGCTGGGAGAAGAGGGCTGGTTAATGCCAGGAGGAGCTTGGCTAGGGGAGGTTGTTTGAGCCAGTACGGGCAAGCTAGCGAAGAGGCTCAGGCCAAGGGCACTAGAGAGGATAGATAACTTCCGACCTAACTTTAGGGAACAGCTTGTTCGCATGATGCGTTCGTTTTTGTGAAGGAGTGTTAATGTCTCTAACCGTAGATACACTCCAAAAGCCTGTCCTCTATCAATAGAAGTACCTCTTGAGATAGAGGTGAATTAGGTGCTCTTATTTAGCTGCTCTTATTTAAGTGCCTGACACTTCTAAATATTGCAGCCATCTCCTCAAAATCGAGTGGAATCCCTTAGAAGTTTTTTGTGCAAGCGAAGGCCAATTAAGAAACCTTCAACTTTGTCATTTCAAGGTTTTATCCCTTAAGCAACAAGACAATGTGCTTGCTTTATTATTCATGACTTATAACTTGTTAATACTTGCACGATCTAAGCCGAGTTTCTCGCGTTCTCTCTTTTCTAACTATATTTTAGATTTCTATCTTTCGTTGAGAATTCTATTAGGGTTTCGTGGATGTAAGACTCTATATTCACTCAATCTGCCAATCTTTCAGGACTCTCCTACAAAAATCTGTAAACCCTTCTAGCATTTGTACTTTTTTCAGCAGTTCCTAGTTCAGGGACTAGCCTAAGCTCCTAGAACTAGCGTTGAGCAACTTTAGGGGCCAACAATGCGATGTGATGCTGAGTCTTTAGCTAACCTAATGTTGGAGCTAGAACTAGGCATTAGCCTGCAAGTGATTGAGCCAGTGAGTGCTGGAGAGCAAGCATGAAAGACCAGCCAGAGACAGACAGCAAACAGGTTGAGGAATTGACCAGGCTGCGTCAGCAGGTGGCTCATCTAGAGCAGGTTGAAGAAGCTCTGCGCCAAAGCGAAGCTAGGCAACAAGCACTCTTGAGCGTGATACCTGAGCTTATCTACCGCGTTCATCGCGACGGCACCATTCTAGACTTCACCCCTCCCAAGGACTTCGGCTTACTGATTATTGAAGGAGACTGCATTGGCCGCCAGTTAGCGGAGGTTCTACCCGTAGAGATGGCTAGAGAACGGCTGCACCACATCGCGCAAGCCCTCACTACTGGCACGCCCCAGATATACGAGTACCAAATCAGCGTTGAGGGAAAACCCTGCTGGCGAGAGGTTCGTGTCGTTGGTTGTGATGAAGATGAAGCCCTGGTTATTGTGCGCGACTTCAGTAAGCGTCAGCAAATGGAGCTAGACCTGCGCGATGCCCTCCGGAAACTCAGCTTGTATATCGAAAACTCGCCACTAGCCGTAATTGAGCGAGACCGTAACTGCCAAATCACCTGTTGGTCCCGGCAAGCTGAGGTGCTATTTGGTTGGCAGGCTGAGGAAGTTATTGGCAAATTAGTGGGGGATTGGCCCTTTGTGTTTGTCAGTGATGTCGATAGGGTCAAGCGAACGATGGAAGCCCTAAGGAACTACGAACAGCAACACAATATTTCCTTAAACAGAAACTATACCAAGGATGGCTCGGTTATTGATTGCGAGTGGCACAACTCGGCCTTATTAGACGAGTCTGGTCAGCTCATCTCAACTCTATCTGTAGCCTTGGATGTTACTGAGCGCAAACGGTCAGAAGAGTCCATTAGACGCAGCGCTGCTGAGATCAATCAAGTTTTCAACATGCTCCCCAACTTTGTCTGGAAGTTCTGCCTGAATACCCCGAATAGTTACGAGTTTGTCTATGCCAGCGACATCGTGACCGAACTCAGCGGTATCGCCAAACAGGAGTTCCTGCAAAATCCTCAGATCTGGAACACTTATATTGATGCTGACCGCGAGTCACAAGAGGCAATCCAGACAGCTTGGCAAGCGATTCAGCAGGGGGAACCCTACCGAGTGGTTTATCTTTTCCACACCCTGCACAGGGGACCTCGCTGGTTTGAAACCACTGCGCGACCAGCTATTGAGGCAGGGAAACTCTACTACTACGGCAGCACTACTGATATCACCGAGCGTAAACAGGCTGAAGAAGCCTTGCAACTTAGTGAGGAGCGCTATCGCACCCTAGTCGCTGCCAGCGCCCAAGTGATTTGGCGAGCTAACCCTGCGGGAGAGATATTCTCAGCCTCTACCACTTGGCAAGAGCTAACCGGGCAGAGTCAGCAAGAGCTTCAAGGCTATGGTTGGTTGAACGCTGTGCATCCCGATGACCGGGAGCCAGTTCAGACTATTTGGGCACGGGCTTTAGAGCAGAAAAACGTTTGCGAAGTCGAGTACCGGATCCGAGATCAGGTTGGCAGCTATCGCGATCTCAAAGTCCGAGCCGTGCCCATGCTTTTGAAGGATGGGTCGGTGCGGGAATGGATTGGCACTTGCACTGACATTACTGAGCAGAAACAGGCCGAAGCAGCCCTCCGGATTAATGAAGAGCGCTTTCGCTTGGCAGTCGACAATTTCCCAGATGTGTTCGTCATCTACGATGCTGAGCGACGGTTGCAATTTGTCAACGCAGAAGGGGTTCGTCGCAGTGGCCATACTGAGGAATCCCTGTTGGGCCATACCGACGATGAACTTTTCCCCCCAGAGGTGACAGACAACTACCTACCCACTCTTCAGCGAGCCATCGAAACCCGAACCGCTCAAACCGCTGAATGCACTATTGTCTTGCCGACTATTGGAACCCACACACTGATTGTCACCTATGTGCCGCTGTTGAATGGGCAGGGTGAAATTCATCAAATTCTCGGCATCACCCGTGACAT
This region includes:
- a CDS encoding PAS domain S-box protein — translated: MKDQPETDSKQVEELTRLRQQVAHLEQVEEALRQSEARQQALLSVIPELIYRVHRDGTILDFTPPKDFGLLIIEGDCIGRQLAEVLPVEMARERLHHIAQALTTGTPQIYEYQISVEGKPCWREVRVVGCDEDEALVIVRDFSKRQQMELDLRDALRKLSLYIENSPLAVIERDRNCQITCWSRQAEVLFGWQAEEVIGKLVGDWPFVFVSDVDRVKRTMEALRNYEQQHNISLNRNYTKDGSVIDCEWHNSALLDESGQLISTLSVALDVTERKRSEESIRRSAAEINQVFNMLPNFVWKFCLNTPNSYEFVYASDIVTELSGIAKQEFLQNPQIWNTYIDADRESQEAIQTAWQAIQQGEPYRVVYLFHTLHRGPRWFETTARPAIEAGKLYYYGSTTDITERKQAEEALQLSEERYRTLVAASAQVIWRANPAGEIFSASTTWQELTGQSQQELQGYGWLNAVHPDDREPVQTIWARALEQKNVCEVEYRIRDQVGSYRDLKVRAVPMLLKDGSVREWIGTCTDITEQKQAEAALRINEERFRLAVDNFPDVFVIYDAERRLQFVNAEGVRRSGHTEESLLGHTDDELFPPEVTDNYLPTLQRAIETRTAQTAECTIVLPTIGTHTLIVTYVPLLNGQGEIHQILGITRDITASKQAEANRLAQERAKQLEAEMLELQRLHQLKDDFLSTVSHELRTPMSNIRMAIRMFEIVLKQAGLLPSESEVPAQPANRIAQYLQLLSTECEREISLINDLLDLQRLDAGMQAFNLERVQLQSWLPEQLHSFQERAHNRQQTLHLALPPELPAFNCDASCLERILCELLNNACKYTPPGEHITVSVYAGSDFMQFQVCNTGVEIPERELPFIFDRFYRIPGADSWRQGGTGLGLALVQKLVSSMGGSIRAESLPEETCFTVALPLGHSAAS
- a CDS encoding fasciclin domain-containing protein, whose translation is MRTSCSLKLGRKLSILSSALGLSLFASLPVLAQTTSPSQAPPGINQPSSPSELPPDVVQPVTPTQPGTGTTPGTLTQPGTGTTQPGTGTQPGTLTQPGAGTTQPGTQTRPGTGTTQPGTIIQPGTGTTQPGTGTTQPGTGTTPGMQTRPGTGTTRPGAGTQPGTGTQPGTGTTQPTTPQATNDQTLTQLLLQASSTGSFRTLARIVQEAGLANALQSRGGSYTIFAPTDAAFAALPQGTLERLLQPRNRPLLLRILAYHVVPGQVTSSELRTGAVTSLAGGLAVRVTPQRVLINDGSVVQPDIQASNGVIHAVSRVLIPADIRSRLASLR